The proteins below are encoded in one region of Campylobacter rectus:
- the trpD gene encoding anthranilate phosphoribosyltransferase: MILLIDNYDSFVFNVEQYLRELTSEEVRCVRNDKITMDEIRRLNPSKIILSPGPKHPQDSGICLEILRSDIAAPVLGICLGHQAIGLANGAKIKRLQKPYHGKTSLIKVSHKEPLFTGLPDEFEVMRYHSLYVDELPSNLQVTAVSEDGVVMALSVKDRPIFGIQFYPESYFTQYGKKIIENFINYEAAPAAEVAKEPRIRPLKPFLIKLQENERLDDRDFEQICEIIASKEYEITQLAALLVLISEKSLYPQSLASLVKNILKYSQTYRDPSPMIDLCGTGGDGFRTINISTTVAFILASMGVKVAKHGNKAVSSKSGSSDVLEILGVQNSNSLLRQRELLNDKNLAFFHAPFFHPLVGEVREVRRRLGIRTVFNVLGPLLNPNLALKNQLAGVYHKPVLRLYAETLQLLGRERALVVRGEDGLDEISLCDETRVVELRGGQISEYSITPEQFGFKRAFHSEIEGSDGEQNAEILKQILKGELDGPKFDIVVLNAMFALYCADVVASPAEAKPLILEAIGSGKVYRYFENYVRDDA, from the coding sequence TTGATTTTATTGATCGACAACTACGATAGTTTCGTATTTAACGTGGAGCAGTATCTGCGCGAACTAACCTCCGAGGAAGTGCGCTGCGTGCGCAACGACAAGATCACGATGGATGAGATCCGCAGGCTAAATCCGAGCAAGATCATACTAAGCCCGGGCCCAAAGCACCCGCAAGATAGCGGCATTTGTTTAGAAATTTTACGAAGCGACATCGCCGCGCCCGTGCTTGGAATCTGCCTCGGACATCAGGCGATCGGGCTTGCGAACGGCGCAAAAATCAAACGCCTGCAAAAGCCATATCACGGCAAAACCTCGCTCATAAAAGTTAGCCACAAAGAGCCGCTATTTACAGGGCTACCGGACGAATTTGAGGTCATGCGCTACCACTCGCTTTACGTGGACGAGCTACCGTCAAATTTGCAGGTCACGGCCGTGAGCGAAGACGGCGTAGTGATGGCGCTTAGCGTCAAAGACAGGCCGATTTTCGGCATCCAGTTTTACCCCGAGAGCTACTTCACGCAGTACGGCAAAAAAATCATCGAAAATTTCATCAACTACGAAGCAGCGCCTGCGGCCGAAGTCGCCAAAGAGCCGAGAATCCGCCCGCTCAAGCCGTTTCTGATCAAACTACAAGAAAACGAGCGCCTGGACGATCGCGACTTTGAGCAAATTTGCGAAATCATCGCGAGCAAAGAGTACGAGATCACGCAGCTAGCCGCACTTTTGGTACTGATCAGCGAAAAAAGCCTCTATCCGCAAAGCCTAGCAAGCCTTGTCAAAAATATCCTAAAATACTCGCAGACCTACCGCGATCCCTCGCCGATGATCGATCTTTGCGGCACGGGTGGCGACGGCTTTAGGACGATAAATATCTCGACCACCGTCGCGTTTATCCTCGCAAGTATGGGCGTCAAAGTCGCAAAGCACGGAAACAAAGCGGTTTCCAGCAAATCAGGTAGCTCGGACGTGCTTGAGATTTTGGGCGTTCAAAACTCAAATTCTCTCCTGCGACAGCGCGAGCTGCTAAACGATAAAAACTTAGCCTTTTTCCACGCGCCGTTTTTCCACCCGCTCGTAGGCGAAGTGCGCGAGGTGCGCCGGCGCCTGGGTATCCGCACGGTTTTTAACGTGCTCGGTCCGCTGCTAAATCCAAATTTAGCGCTCAAAAATCAGCTTGCAGGCGTATATCACAAGCCCGTTTTGCGCCTGTATGCCGAGACTCTGCAGCTGCTCGGACGCGAGCGAGCGCTGGTCGTTCGCGGCGAGGACGGACTAGACGAGATCAGTCTGTGTGACGAGACGCGCGTCGTGGAGCTGCGAGGAGGCCAGATCAGCGAGTACAGCATCACGCCCGAGCAGTTTGGTTTCAAGCGGGCGTTTCACAGCGAGATCGAGGGCAGCGACGGCGAACAAAATGCCGAGATTTTAAAGCAAATTTTAAAAGGCGAGCTGGACGGACCGAAATTTGACATCGTAGTGCTAAACGCGATGTTTGCGCTATATTGCGCGGATGTCGTGGCAAGCCCTGCGGAGGCTAAGCCGCTCATTTTAGAGGCGATCGGATCGGGCAAGGTTTACCGCTACTTCGAGAACTACGTGCGAGACGATGCATGA
- a CDS encoding chemotaxis protein CheX, whose protein sequence is MDVAELGIKHLCEDTLGYKVEGAKSAEGEFYGSSLPIFKGKEEFHFYLYFKKDTLNRFAGVLLGVDKLAEDELSDICKEVANLTIGYAKNLLNEREANAYKLGTPEYLGRTNFRIKLEDKRVYKIKNRTFQIGYKKG, encoded by the coding sequence ATGGACGTTGCGGAGCTTGGGATCAAGCATCTGTGCGAGGATACCCTAGGCTACAAGGTAGAGGGCGCAAAGAGCGCGGAGGGCGAATTTTACGGCTCGAGCTTGCCGATTTTTAAGGGCAAGGAGGAGTTTCACTTTTATCTTTATTTTAAAAAAGATACGCTAAATCGCTTTGCCGGCGTGCTTCTTGGCGTCGATAAACTAGCCGAAGACGAGCTAAGCGACATCTGCAAAGAGGTGGCTAATCTCACGATCGGATACGCCAAAAATCTACTAAACGAGCGCGAAGCAAACGCCTACAAACTAGGCACTCCTGAGTATCTAGGCAGGACGAATTTTCGCATCAAGCTAGAAGACAAACGCGTCTATAAAATCAAAAATAGAACATTTCAAATAGGATACAAAAAAGGATGA
- the trpB gene encoding tryptophan synthase subunit beta, with protein sequence MNTKAYFGKFGGQFVPETVMFALDELEAAFDRIVKTAEFEAELDDLLKNYVGRPSPLYHAKRLSEHYGHEIYLKREDLNHTGAHKINNALAQALLAKKMGKKKVLAETGAGQHGVATATAAALLGLECDVYMGATDVERQQLNAFRMQLLGARVVSVEEGLKTLKEATTAAIQAWVNEIESAFYVIGSAVGPHPYPRIVRDFQSIIGRETKAQLKEYGVHPDYVIACVGGGSNAIGIFSAFLGDPDVNLIGVEAAGLGAHTPYHAATLTKGRTGIIHGMKTIVLQNEYGMIEPVHSISAGLDYPGVGPEHAHLHESKRAAYYGITDDECINALYLTSRLEGIIPAIESSHALAYLEKLCPNLTKKSVIVVNVSGRGDKDINTVMSYEKGKIYG encoded by the coding sequence ATGAACACCAAAGCATATTTCGGCAAATTCGGCGGACAGTTCGTGCCGGAAACCGTTATGTTCGCGCTAGACGAGCTCGAGGCTGCGTTTGATCGCATAGTAAAAACGGCTGAATTTGAGGCCGAACTAGACGACCTACTAAAAAACTACGTCGGACGCCCGAGTCCGCTATATCACGCAAAACGCCTGAGCGAGCACTACGGGCATGAAATTTACCTCAAGCGCGAGGATCTAAACCACACCGGCGCGCATAAGATAAATAACGCCCTAGCCCAGGCGCTTCTAGCCAAAAAAATGGGCAAAAAGAAGGTCTTAGCCGAGACGGGCGCGGGTCAGCACGGCGTGGCGACTGCGACGGCGGCGGCATTGCTCGGCCTTGAGTGCGACGTGTATATGGGTGCGACCGACGTAGAGCGTCAGCAGCTAAACGCATTTCGCATGCAGCTTTTAGGCGCCCGGGTCGTGAGCGTAGAAGAGGGTCTAAAAACTCTAAAAGAGGCCACCACGGCAGCAATCCAAGCGTGGGTAAACGAGATAGAAAGCGCCTTTTACGTCATCGGCTCGGCGGTCGGCCCGCACCCCTATCCCAGGATCGTGCGCGACTTTCAGAGTATCATCGGCCGCGAGACCAAGGCCCAGCTAAAAGAATACGGCGTGCATCCGGACTACGTCATCGCCTGCGTCGGCGGCGGCAGCAACGCGATCGGTATCTTTAGCGCGTTTTTGGGCGACCCAGACGTAAATTTGATCGGAGTCGAGGCTGCGGGCCTAGGCGCGCACACGCCGTATCACGCCGCGACGCTAACCAAGGGCCGCACAGGCATCATCCACGGCATGAAAACGATCGTACTTCAAAACGAATACGGCATGATCGAGCCGGTGCACAGCATCTCGGCGGGACTTGACTATCCGGGCGTGGGCCCCGAGCACGCGCACCTGCACGAGAGCAAACGAGCCGCCTACTACGGCATCACCGACGACGAGTGCATAAACGCGCTATATCTAACCAGCCGCCTAGAGGGCATCATTCCGGCGATAGAGAGCTCGCACGCGTTAGCGTATCTAGAAAAGCTATGTCCGAATTTGACGAAAAAAAGCGTCATCGTCGTAAACGTCTCGGGACGCGGCGACAAGGACATAAACACCGTGATGAGCTACGAGAAAGGAAAAATTTATGGCTAA
- the fliN gene encoding flagellar motor switch protein FliN: MLQERGGLFKSYDELMDIGVDFISELGTTTISVKQLLKLEVGSVIDLEKPAGESVELFINNRIFGKGEVMVYEKNLAIRINEILDSKSVIQYFKREQL, encoded by the coding sequence ATGTTGCAAGAGCGCGGCGGGCTTTTTAAAAGCTACGACGAGCTGATGGATATCGGAGTGGATTTTATCTCGGAGCTCGGCACCACGACGATTAGCGTAAAGCAGCTCTTAAAGCTCGAAGTAGGCTCGGTAATCGACCTGGAAAAGCCGGCCGGCGAGAGCGTGGAGCTTTTTATAAACAACCGAATTTTCGGCAAGGGCGAAGTGATGGTCTATGAAAAAAACCTCGCCATCAGGATAAATGAAATCCTAGACTCAAAATCCGTCATCCAGTACTTCAAAAGAGAGCAGCTATGA
- a CDS encoding DUF302 domain-containing protein, with protein sequence MKKSIVTFAAATALASTLSASHLTTAQSDLSVDEAVKKFEKAVASRNITVFDVIEHSKLADKVGLKMTDTTVVIVGSPKIGTLLMQCEPKIALELPLKFLFYKDGDKTVIAYEDIKNIAARYGAQECDAVSKLSGAQANLLKDMAK encoded by the coding sequence ATGAAAAAATCTATAGTTACATTTGCGGCCGCTACCGCGCTGGCAAGCACTCTAAGCGCATCTCACCTGACCACCGCACAAAGCGATCTTAGCGTGGACGAAGCGGTGAAAAAATTCGAAAAAGCCGTAGCGTCTCGCAATATAACGGTATTTGACGTGATCGAACACTCAAAGCTAGCCGATAAAGTGGGGCTTAAGATGACCGACACGACGGTGGTGATAGTAGGCTCGCCGAAAATCGGCACGCTTTTGATGCAGTGCGAGCCTAAAATCGCGCTTGAACTGCCGCTTAAATTTTTGTTTTACAAAGATGGCGACAAAACCGTGATCGCCTACGAGGATATAAAAAATATCGCTGCCAGATACGGCGCGCAAGAGTGCGATGCGGTGAGCAAACTAAGCGGAGCGCAGGCGAACCTGCTAAAAGATATGGCGAAATAA
- a CDS encoding sulfite exporter TauE/SafE family protein, which produces MQEMISFLSLQYILIGVVVGFISGFFGIGGGTVVVPAMMLFGYDIKYAIGISIMQMIFSSIFGSFVNFKNKMLDVAPALVLGFGGFCGALSSGFIVSYFSSKFLLGTLILVQIINLIKLFKTPTEPAGKANESKILLFIVGLAVGAVAISVGIGGSVFVMPILISFLNYDIKKAVSTGLFFVIFSSSAGFLSLAAHGLVHYDIGVLLGLGSLAGVYAGVKTSHKIGKKAQKRWMIALISVILCITVRKFLTVV; this is translated from the coding sequence ATGCAAGAAATGATCTCTTTTTTGAGCTTACAATACATTCTCATCGGCGTCGTGGTGGGTTTTATCAGCGGATTTTTCGGTATCGGCGGCGGCACAGTCGTAGTGCCTGCGATGATGCTTTTTGGTTACGATATCAAATACGCCATCGGCATCAGTATCATGCAAATGATCTTTAGCTCGATCTTCGGTTCGTTCGTAAATTTTAAAAACAAAATGCTTGACGTCGCGCCTGCGCTGGTGCTGGGGTTCGGAGGCTTTTGCGGCGCGCTTAGCAGCGGCTTTATCGTAAGCTACTTTTCGTCGAAATTTCTGCTCGGCACGCTCATTTTGGTGCAGATCATAAATCTAATCAAACTCTTTAAAACCCCGACCGAGCCCGCCGGCAAGGCTAACGAATCAAAAATTTTGCTCTTTATCGTGGGGCTTGCGGTGGGCGCCGTAGCGATCAGCGTGGGCATCGGCGGCTCTGTGTTCGTGATGCCTATTTTGATCAGCTTTTTAAACTACGATATCAAAAAGGCCGTAAGTACGGGGCTATTTTTCGTGATATTTTCCTCAAGCGCGGGCTTTCTCAGCCTCGCCGCACACGGGCTCGTGCATTACGACATCGGCGTGTTATTGGGGCTTGGCTCGCTAGCGGGCGTTTATGCCGGCGTCAAAACCTCGCACAAGATCGGTAAAAAAGCTCAAAAGCGCTGGATGATCGCGCTCATCTCGGTGATACTTTGCATCACGGTTAGGAAATTTTTAACCGTAGTATAG
- a CDS encoding phosphoribosylanthranilate isomerase — MTLVKICGIKTPAEACEVASLDVDFLGVIFAKSKRQVSARTAREIADIAHAAGKKCVGVFAEQSDCEIMEICEFAALDVVQIHDEVSSNLYANLKAMGLEIWRVYSVLDKLPAVDTALCDMPLFDCKGENAGGNGISFDWEILRGVKFDFGMAGGIGEHNAREAIKFNPRVLDLNSKVEDENGVKSAEKIRKILELIKA, encoded by the coding sequence ATGACGCTAGTTAAAATTTGCGGTATCAAAACGCCTGCGGAGGCGTGCGAGGTGGCGAGCCTGGACGTTGATTTTTTGGGCGTGATATTTGCTAAAAGCAAACGTCAAGTGAGCGCACGGACGGCGCGCGAGATAGCTGATATCGCGCACGCGGCGGGTAAAAAATGCGTCGGAGTTTTTGCAGAGCAAAGCGACTGCGAGATAATGGAAATCTGCGAATTTGCCGCGCTTGACGTGGTGCAGATCCACGACGAAGTTAGCTCAAATTTATACGCAAATTTAAAGGCGATGGGGCTAGAGATTTGGCGCGTTTATAGCGTGCTGGATAAGCTACCCGCCGTAGATACCGCGCTTTGCGATATGCCGCTTTTTGACTGCAAGGGCGAAAACGCCGGCGGAAACGGCATCAGTTTTGATTGGGAGATTTTGCGGGGGGTCAAATTTGACTTCGGCATGGCGGGCGGTATCGGCGAACATAACGCGCGCGAGGCGATCAAATTTAACCCACGAGTGCTTGACCTAAACTCAAAAGTCGAGGATGAAAACGGCGTAAAATCGGCTGAAAAAATAAGGAAAATTTTGGAGCTGATAAAGGCGTAA
- the trpA gene encoding tryptophan synthase subunit alpha has product MAKAKDAFAGKKANIGYVVAGYPSLKATKEFLLNLDGSCLDLLELGIPYSDPLADGKLIAQASFETAAKGVNTGAIFTMLEECKGKINKPVVFLVYFNVVFAYGVQRFIARSKEVGIAGFIIPDLPFEESEEVAGLCAKFDLDLIPLISVTSQNRADKILKFGSGFVYALGAIGVSGSQRASEERLKALVEGLKKRSDLPVAVGFGVKNKNDADEVKTYADGAIIGTEIVKLTAKFEGEELIKQINKLF; this is encoded by the coding sequence ATGGCTAAGGCAAAAGACGCATTCGCGGGCAAAAAAGCAAACATCGGCTACGTCGTGGCTGGATATCCTAGCCTCAAAGCGACGAAGGAATTTTTACTAAATTTAGACGGCAGCTGCCTGGATCTACTAGAGCTTGGTATCCCCTACTCCGATCCGCTCGCAGACGGCAAACTCATCGCGCAAGCTAGCTTTGAAACCGCCGCAAAGGGCGTAAACACAGGCGCGATATTTACTATGCTGGAAGAGTGCAAAGGCAAGATAAATAAACCCGTCGTATTTCTCGTGTATTTTAACGTCGTGTTTGCTTACGGCGTACAGAGATTTATCGCTCGCTCAAAAGAGGTCGGTATCGCTGGCTTCATCATCCCCGATCTGCCGTTTGAGGAGAGCGAGGAGGTAGCGGGACTGTGCGCTAAATTTGATCTCGATCTCATCCCGCTAATCAGCGTCACCTCGCAAAACCGCGCGGATAAAATTTTAAAATTCGGCTCGGGATTCGTATATGCGCTCGGCGCTATCGGCGTGAGCGGGTCGCAGCGAGCTAGCGAGGAGAGGCTAAAAGCGCTCGTAGAGGGTCTAAAAAAAAGAAGCGATCTGCCTGTCGCAGTGGGCTTTGGCGTGAAAAATAAAAACGACGCGGATGAGGTAAAAACCTATGCCGACGGCGCGATAATCGGCACCGAGATAGTAAAGCTCACGGCTAAATTCGAGGGCGAAGAGCTGATAAAGCAAATCAATAAACTTTTTTAA